In Pseudoalteromonas carrageenovora IAM 12662, the following proteins share a genomic window:
- a CDS encoding EAL domain-containing protein, translating to MSKCVNGIISCFIVLITILSCQVGAQVKRLSPSEGLSQSYVNTMLIDNNGYLWLSTEAGLNRYDGYQVIPINGPNGELEEAIIDRIYQDPQGHIWIASLLAGLFRYDPVTDSYQQFLEKPTSEEEIINQSVFSMIAVDKKTLWIGRGRDFAKLDIATGKITTIFELPEKFKNTLVRKLFAYNGYIFIGTSHGAYVFDIATEQVRPLQHLRGEAEHIYQNNVKSFALGENNQLLVGAVQGLYEVDISNLSKMFERPDLPFKNKVLLTDLNVWAITNEHGKLDLATDKGLFKFDLTSGEMVKNTRITQSKYTLADTSIIDMAKDKSGGTWVATKTDGAFYLSHDSYHFNNVDGSLLGGDGLSHHSIWGITEYKGKLWLATHNGITEVDLKTNIGKAYLKDYKVDLLTTEFTVYEITPYKDNLWLYTNRGLFIFDPVTHQVTQPKTHNSANQAFITGRVHGVTLMPNGDLYFVHSDHGVFIYNIDTQIVTRLGGQLAQFEPFLAHGFLPALSNKPDSPLFFNAGILYQVNPNNLTLKMIYKVPKQHENVAISVLSYLIDNNNILWISLSNFGLIGLDASTYQLVHTIDLEKNKLGTLLYDMVLDDDGMIWMSSHKGIWRLNPETLHFQQFSTSEGLLSAEFNSNAMAELKDGRIAYGSLKGFTYFHPMENQSYQSLIDHVNITRVDLMSRDLSLDLKQPLNEIVLNHDDIGLEVAFSAMAFSNQERIIYEYQLDNGQKTYTRNNNRVLFPKLNPGNYQLKVWAKDPFTGEYTSPAILKIKVKYPLWRAPYFMVLYAMLFIGIVAVWVMRRNKVQRILLAANKESKESEARLKLALEGSESGVWDWESSSPSIYQPRLVSELGYENETVSLDEYLSKIHPQDKQLFRLEWLEFLSTEKGYFNCTYRLRHAKGYWRWYKDFGKVVEWDDKTPLKVAGTYTNMTREMVFEEHALLFTAAFEQTRDWVFILDKNLNIRASNKSLQTAFNFSAESLSSRALNLGISRSNRFDYLRIMQKLSVGEHFSCEDSVVLASGESRHVLVKISAVADSEQRLNSYVIILTDINAQKSAENELHLLANYDGLTGLPNRTLFNDRVEHALEQAELHKCKAALLHINIKRFKYFNDSLGHEAADELIKEVAERLKSALRPSDSVARFGGDEFVVLVEDIHQIEEVLIMCTKLMDCVKQNISINDQVVNVNLSIGVAISPDDAQQGPALLKAASIALYHAKDSLEGRYQFYKQEMNQHVQKALHLESQLTKAYQEEEFCNYYQPIINAKSQKTEGFEVLLRWPENKLVQTQEFSVAAEGIGLITKIMLQTFTRALQELKEWRKASPHLYLSINLSALDFEFEDLVPEIRNALNHAQVSSEAIVFEITESVLMRDSHQALQSMEQLKKLGCRLYMDDFGTGYASLTYLKRFPIDVLKIDRSFVEDIGVDSDDEAIIQSTLALAHSLGKECVAEGVESLHQLRFLKARGCKHFQGYLFSKPVPNKEVLGLINRDWSDIFNQQ from the coding sequence ATGAGCAAATGCGTTAATGGGATCATTAGTTGCTTTATAGTTTTAATAACTATTTTAAGTTGCCAAGTTGGCGCACAAGTAAAACGTTTATCTCCTAGCGAAGGTTTATCACAAAGCTACGTAAATACGATGCTCATTGATAATAACGGTTATCTTTGGCTTTCTACAGAGGCTGGGCTTAATCGTTACGATGGCTATCAAGTTATTCCAATTAATGGCCCTAATGGCGAATTAGAAGAAGCCATAATTGACCGTATTTACCAAGACCCCCAAGGCCACATTTGGATAGCCTCCTTACTAGCGGGCTTATTTAGATACGATCCCGTTACCGACTCTTACCAACAATTTTTAGAAAAACCCACCAGTGAAGAAGAGATAATCAATCAGTCTGTTTTTAGCATGATTGCAGTTGATAAAAAAACGCTTTGGATTGGCCGGGGGCGAGATTTTGCAAAGCTTGATATAGCTACGGGTAAAATTACCACTATTTTTGAGCTTCCTGAAAAATTTAAAAACACCTTAGTAAGAAAACTATTTGCCTATAATGGCTACATATTTATAGGCACAAGCCATGGTGCTTATGTATTTGATATTGCTACAGAGCAAGTTAGGCCTCTACAGCATCTTAGAGGTGAGGCTGAGCACATATATCAAAATAACGTAAAGTCGTTTGCACTAGGTGAAAACAATCAGCTATTAGTGGGTGCTGTACAAGGCTTATATGAAGTTGATATTAGTAACTTATCAAAAATGTTTGAACGCCCTGACTTACCGTTTAAAAATAAAGTACTACTTACTGATTTAAATGTTTGGGCGATTACTAACGAGCACGGAAAATTAGATTTAGCTACCGATAAAGGTTTGTTTAAGTTTGATTTAACCTCCGGCGAAATGGTTAAAAATACCCGTATTACACAAAGCAAATACACCCTTGCAGATACCAGTATTATTGATATGGCAAAAGATAAATCGGGCGGTACATGGGTTGCTACTAAAACAGATGGTGCCTTTTATTTATCACACGATAGTTATCACTTTAATAATGTTGATGGCAGTTTGCTTGGTGGCGATGGATTATCGCATCACTCTATTTGGGGAATTACAGAATATAAAGGCAAGCTTTGGCTTGCTACTCATAACGGCATAACCGAGGTTGATTTAAAAACCAATATTGGTAAAGCCTATTTAAAAGATTACAAAGTAGACTTACTCACCACCGAGTTTACTGTATATGAAATAACACCGTATAAAGATAATTTATGGCTTTATACAAACCGTGGGTTATTTATTTTTGACCCAGTAACACATCAAGTTACTCAGCCTAAAACCCACAACTCTGCTAACCAAGCGTTTATTACTGGCCGGGTGCATGGTGTTACTTTAATGCCAAATGGCGACTTATACTTTGTACATTCAGATCATGGGGTATTTATTTACAATATAGATACGCAAATTGTTACTCGCTTAGGTGGGCAGCTTGCGCAGTTTGAGCCTTTTTTAGCACATGGCTTTTTACCTGCCTTAAGCAATAAACCTGACTCGCCACTGTTTTTTAATGCAGGCATTTTATACCAAGTAAACCCAAACAATTTAACACTTAAAATGATTTATAAAGTACCAAAACAGCATGAAAATGTTGCTATTAGTGTGCTTTCTTACTTAATTGATAATAACAATATTTTATGGATATCATTGTCTAACTTTGGCTTAATTGGGCTTGATGCATCAACTTATCAGCTAGTGCATACCATTGATTTAGAAAAAAATAAATTAGGTACACTGCTTTACGATATGGTGCTTGATGACGATGGCATGATTTGGATGAGTAGCCATAAAGGCATTTGGCGTCTAAATCCTGAAACACTTCATTTTCAACAGTTTAGTACATCTGAAGGGTTGCTCTCAGCTGAATTCAACAGTAATGCTATGGCTGAGCTTAAAGATGGCCGTATTGCATATGGCAGCTTAAAAGGGTTTACCTACTTTCACCCAATGGAAAATCAAAGTTATCAGTCGCTTATTGATCATGTAAACATTACCCGGGTTGATTTAATGTCGCGAGACTTATCGCTTGATTTAAAACAACCACTTAATGAAATTGTTCTCAATCATGATGATATAGGGCTTGAAGTTGCGTTCTCGGCAATGGCATTTAGTAACCAAGAACGAATTATTTATGAATACCAACTCGATAACGGTCAAAAAACATATACGCGTAATAATAATCGAGTGTTGTTTCCAAAATTAAATCCGGGGAATTATCAATTAAAAGTATGGGCAAAAGATCCATTTACCGGTGAATATACATCACCCGCTATTTTAAAAATAAAAGTAAAGTATCCACTTTGGCGAGCACCCTATTTTATGGTGCTTTATGCCATGTTATTTATTGGCATAGTTGCCGTGTGGGTTATGCGTCGTAATAAAGTGCAGCGAATTTTATTAGCTGCAAACAAAGAAAGTAAAGAAAGCGAAGCCCGCTTAAAGCTTGCGCTTGAAGGCAGTGAATCCGGTGTTTGGGATTGGGAGTCAAGTAGTCCAAGTATTTATCAGCCGCGCTTAGTAAGCGAGCTGGGTTACGAAAATGAAACCGTTAGCCTAGATGAGTATTTATCTAAAATACACCCGCAAGATAAGCAGCTATTTCGCTTAGAATGGCTTGAGTTTTTATCAACCGAAAAAGGTTACTTTAACTGCACTTACCGTTTACGCCATGCTAAAGGCTATTGGCGCTGGTACAAAGACTTTGGCAAAGTAGTTGAATGGGATGATAAAACGCCGTTAAAAGTGGCGGGCACGTATACCAATATGACCCGTGAAATGGTGTTTGAAGAACACGCTTTGTTGTTTACCGCAGCGTTTGAGCAAACACGAGATTGGGTGTTTATTCTGGATAAAAATTTAAATATTCGTGCTTCAAATAAGTCACTGCAAACGGCCTTTAATTTTTCTGCTGAGTCTTTATCAAGCCGAGCACTAAATTTAGGAATATCACGTAGTAACCGCTTTGACTATTTACGCATAATGCAAAAACTATCGGTAGGTGAGCACTTTTCGTGTGAAGACAGTGTTGTTTTAGCAAGTGGCGAATCACGCCATGTACTAGTAAAAATAAGTGCTGTAGCCGATAGCGAACAGCGCCTTAATAGCTATGTAATTATTTTAACTGATATTAATGCGCAAAAATCAGCCGAAAATGAACTGCATTTACTCGCTAACTACGATGGACTTACGGGCTTACCTAATAGAACCTTATTTAACGATAGGGTTGAGCATGCATTAGAGCAAGCTGAGCTGCATAAGTGTAAAGCGGCTTTATTACATATTAATATAAAACGTTTTAAATACTTTAATGACTCATTAGGGCATGAAGCAGCCGATGAGCTTATAAAAGAAGTGGCTGAGCGCTTAAAGAGTGCTCTACGCCCATCAGACAGTGTTGCTCGCTTTGGTGGCGATGAATTTGTAGTGCTGGTAGAGGATATTCATCAAATCGAAGAAGTGCTTATTATGTGCACTAAATTGATGGACTGCGTAAAACAAAATATTTCAATTAACGATCAGGTAGTTAATGTTAACTTAAGTATTGGCGTTGCTATATCTCCTGATGATGCCCAGCAGGGGCCGGCGCTTTTAAAAGCTGCAAGCATAGCGCTGTATCATGCTAAAGACTCTTTAGAAGGGCGCTATCAGTTTTATAAGCAGGAGATGAATCAGCATGTTCAAAAAGCGCTGCATCTTGAGTCACAGTTAACTAAAGCATATCAAGAAGAAGAATTTTGTAACTATTACCAACCTATTATTAATGCTAAAAGCCAAAAAACAGAGGGCTTTGAAGTACTTCTCCGTTGGCCTGAAAACAAACTAGTACAAACTCAAGAGTTTTCGGTTGCGGCAGAAGGGATCGGTTTAATTACAAAAATTATGCTGCAAACTTTTACTCGTGCATTGCAAGAGTTAAAAGAATGGCGAAAGGCCTCTCCTCATTTGTACCTTTCTATTAATTTATCGGCGCTCGATTTTGAATTTGAAGATTTAGTTCCTGAGATCAGAAATGCACTTAATCATGCTCAGGTATCATCAGAAGCCATTGTTTTTGAAATAACCGAGTCTGTACTTATGCGCGACTCGCATCAAGCTCTACAAAGCATGGAACAACTCAAAAAGCTAGGTTGCAGGCTTTACATGGATGACTTTGGAACAGGGTATGCCTCACTCACTTATTTAAAACGTTTTCCTATTGATGTATTAAAAATTGATAGAAGCTTTGTAGAAGATATAGGAGTTGATTCTGATGATGAGGCAATTATTCAGTCAACCCTTGCGCTGGCGCATAGCTTAGGAAAAGAGTGTGTAGCAGAGGGTGTAGAAAGCTTACATCAACTTCGCTTTTTAAAGGCCAGAGGATGTAAGCATTTTCAAGGTTATTTATTTTCGAAGCCTGTGCCTAACAAAGAAGTGTTAGGGCTTATTAATCGCGACTGGAGCGATATATTTAATCAACAATAG
- a CDS encoding DUF1289 domain-containing protein: MQQIEIFDIPSPCKSICLVNNRGYCKGCYRSRDERFAWNTLTNAQKKKVLSLCQQRYKRYLQKKQQAAARNTQAEQQGFDF, translated from the coding sequence ATGCAACAAATTGAAATATTTGATATTCCAAGCCCTTGCAAAAGCATTTGCTTAGTAAATAACAGGGGATATTGTAAGGGGTGTTATCGAAGTCGTGATGAGCGCTTTGCATGGAACACACTTACTAATGCCCAAAAAAAGAAGGTGCTTAGTTTGTGTCAGCAGCGTTATAAACGCTATTTGCAGAAAAAGCAGCAAGCTGCAGCTCGAAACACACAGGCTGAGCAGCAAGGGTTCGACTTTTAA
- a CDS encoding type 2 periplasmic-binding domain-containing protein produces the protein MNRCFSALLLLVNLFFSASCFSHQYSLTFNRPQSTPQADYALELLKLAYADIGFKIHIIDFSRKNALLAANNGVLDGQLGRDISVEQDYKNLVRVNYELFKFDLILYKTCLPNKLEQLESIAIVDAYPVQERYLASTKFAGSIIKVKSISTQLNLLAQQKVQSALMVDFLPENNSAVKPKSCFEKEVLTTYPLYHYLNKNNKNLVDKLEKSLINLTNNGTVYALKAKYGLNF, from the coding sequence ATGAACAGATGTTTTAGTGCCTTGTTATTATTGGTAAATTTATTTTTTAGCGCTTCTTGCTTTAGCCATCAATATAGTCTGACCTTCAACCGCCCACAAAGTACTCCTCAAGCCGATTATGCATTAGAACTATTAAAATTAGCGTACGCCGATATTGGCTTTAAAATACATATAATCGATTTTAGCCGTAAGAATGCTTTGTTAGCGGCAAATAATGGCGTATTAGATGGCCAATTAGGAAGAGATATAAGCGTTGAACAAGATTACAAAAATTTAGTTAGGGTTAACTACGAGCTATTTAAATTCGACTTAATTCTTTATAAAACATGCCTACCCAATAAATTAGAACAACTTGAGAGCATTGCTATTGTTGATGCTTACCCTGTTCAAGAGCGCTATTTAGCGAGCACTAAATTTGCAGGCTCTATCATTAAAGTAAAAAGTATAAGCACACAACTAAACTTACTTGCTCAGCAAAAGGTTCAAAGTGCTTTGATGGTTGACTTTCTGCCTGAAAATAACTCTGCGGTTAAACCAAAAAGCTGCTTCGAAAAAGAAGTACTAACCACTTACCCGCTTTATCATTACTTAAATAAAAATAATAAAAACTTGGTAGATAAGCTCGAAAAATCGCTAATTAATTTAACTAATAACGGCACTGTTTACGCACTTAAAGCCAAATACGGATTAAACTTTTAA
- a CDS encoding bifunctional acetate--CoA ligase family protein/GNAT family N-acetyltransferase, with protein sequence MSLKRISQFFNPSSVAVIGASNVSTRAGFVVMRNLLRGGFNGPIMPVTPSHTAVHGVLAYPSIAELPKVPDLAVICTNKNTLLSIIEQLGKLGCKSAIVIADGLSNELKAALKESAQAHNVTLLGPNCLGLLIPHIGLNASFSHTVASPGKLAFVSQSAAVCSTILDWAKNKEIGFSYFVSVGDCLDIDFDELLDFLGRDAKTKAILLYIDNIEDIRGFISAARAAAFSKPVIAIKTGKTSAGALAAEIHTGGKQSSDAVYDALFQRAGMLRVKDLRELFAATQTLAMHPKLLKVEQLTILTNGGGPGVMAVDELILNSGKLTQLSDETRAALNKVIPQSDTTSNPVDIFGDSAPARYKQALDILLRAKEVKNLLIIHTPSALAPSEDYADIIVQTLQTIPKMARPYVITNFMGEDASYAARKVCSNSAIPTYRTPEGAVGAFMHLVSYRRNQKHLTQTPESNTDDAKINKVAAKTLITEFLTDDQSYLPTHQASQVLSHYGVECIQTEVAYTPTEAREQAIELGFPVALKLISPSIASKSEVGGVVLNLNDANEVEQTAFAMLIRIKNTYPDAVIEGFSLQKMAPRAGANELRIAIKTEPNFGPVILLGEAGNGLEYAQAAVALPPLNMNLAKYLIAAAHDKGVLKERILPEKVDKYRLCALLTRISQLVIDQPDISSMELNPILASNGQFLVLDATMTLNKYQAQSNRKRLSIRPYPIELVEVVTLKNNTQATLRPIKPEDEKAHQEFDQSLNKEDRYKRFFGELPQFNHDQLAKMTQIDYDREMAFIVCQRFEGKTRTLGVARVIMDPDNLHAEFATVVRSDYQGLGLGTILMTAAINHCKRQGVETVEGITLPENTGMIELARKLGFKISRDFEEGSINMVLKLN encoded by the coding sequence ATGAGCCTAAAACGTATTAGCCAGTTTTTTAACCCCTCGTCGGTGGCGGTTATTGGCGCCTCAAACGTGTCAACTCGTGCAGGCTTTGTAGTAATGCGCAATTTGTTACGGGGTGGCTTTAATGGGCCAATAATGCCAGTTACGCCAAGCCATACAGCGGTACATGGTGTACTTGCCTACCCAAGCATAGCTGAATTGCCTAAAGTACCTGATCTTGCTGTTATTTGTACCAACAAAAACACTCTACTAAGTATCATTGAACAGTTAGGTAAGCTTGGTTGTAAAAGCGCCATAGTCATTGCCGATGGCCTTTCAAATGAGCTAAAAGCAGCATTAAAAGAATCAGCCCAAGCACACAACGTTACGCTGCTTGGACCAAACTGTTTAGGCTTACTTATCCCCCATATTGGCTTAAACGCAAGTTTTTCTCACACTGTTGCAAGCCCGGGTAAACTTGCTTTTGTATCGCAATCAGCTGCAGTGTGTTCGACCATTTTAGATTGGGCAAAAAACAAAGAAATCGGCTTTTCGTATTTTGTCTCGGTGGGTGATTGCCTAGATATAGACTTTGATGAACTGCTCGACTTTTTAGGCCGCGACGCTAAAACCAAAGCCATTTTATTGTACATAGATAATATTGAAGATATTCGCGGGTTTATATCTGCAGCGAGAGCTGCTGCTTTTAGTAAACCCGTTATTGCTATAAAAACCGGAAAAACCAGTGCCGGAGCACTCGCCGCTGAAATTCACACCGGTGGTAAGCAAAGTTCAGATGCTGTTTACGATGCACTATTTCAGCGTGCGGGTATGCTTCGCGTAAAAGATTTACGTGAGCTATTTGCCGCTACACAAACGCTTGCTATGCACCCAAAATTATTAAAAGTAGAGCAACTTACAATTTTAACCAATGGTGGCGGCCCAGGCGTTATGGCAGTTGATGAGCTTATATTAAACTCTGGCAAGTTAACCCAATTAAGCGATGAAACCCGCGCAGCACTCAATAAAGTGATCCCACAATCAGACACCACATCAAACCCTGTTGATATATTTGGTGACTCAGCTCCGGCTCGTTACAAGCAAGCTCTTGATATTTTATTGCGCGCAAAAGAAGTTAAAAATTTATTGATAATTCACACTCCATCAGCACTGGCACCGAGTGAAGATTACGCCGATATAATAGTGCAAACTCTACAAACGATTCCTAAAATGGCGCGCCCTTATGTGATCACTAATTTTATGGGAGAAGATGCCTCCTACGCCGCTAGAAAGGTATGCTCTAATAGCGCTATACCAACTTACCGCACACCTGAAGGTGCTGTAGGTGCATTTATGCATTTAGTTAGCTATCGCCGAAATCAAAAACACTTAACGCAAACGCCAGAGTCGAACACAGATGATGCAAAAATAAATAAAGTAGCAGCTAAAACACTCATTACTGAGTTTTTAACAGATGATCAAAGCTATTTACCGACCCATCAAGCCAGCCAAGTATTGAGCCACTATGGTGTTGAATGTATTCAAACAGAGGTCGCTTACACCCCTACAGAAGCAAGAGAGCAAGCCATTGAACTTGGCTTTCCTGTGGCACTAAAACTAATTAGCCCAAGTATTGCTTCAAAATCGGAAGTGGGTGGTGTAGTCCTTAACCTTAACGATGCAAATGAAGTGGAGCAAACCGCGTTTGCAATGCTAATCCGTATTAAAAATACGTACCCAGATGCGGTGATTGAAGGGTTTTCGCTGCAAAAAATGGCGCCACGCGCAGGCGCAAATGAGCTTAGAATAGCCATTAAAACAGAGCCTAATTTTGGGCCCGTTATTTTACTTGGCGAAGCCGGGAACGGCCTGGAGTACGCACAAGCTGCTGTTGCACTTCCACCACTTAACATGAACCTAGCTAAATATTTAATTGCAGCAGCACATGATAAAGGGGTACTAAAAGAACGTATATTGCCCGAAAAAGTCGATAAATATCGACTTTGCGCCCTACTCACTCGTATTTCGCAATTAGTGATAGATCAGCCTGATATTAGCTCTATGGAGTTAAATCCAATACTTGCCAGTAACGGGCAGTTTTTAGTACTTGATGCCACTATGACGCTTAATAAATACCAAGCGCAAAGCAATCGTAAGCGCTTATCTATTCGCCCTTACCCTATTGAGCTTGTCGAAGTGGTGACTCTTAAAAACAACACCCAAGCAACTCTCAGGCCTATAAAACCAGAAGATGAAAAAGCCCACCAAGAGTTTGATCAATCTTTAAATAAGGAAGATCGTTACAAACGATTTTTTGGTGAACTTCCTCAGTTTAATCACGATCAGCTCGCTAAAATGACCCAAATTGATTACGACCGTGAAATGGCATTTATTGTTTGCCAGCGCTTTGAAGGCAAAACCCGTACGCTTGGTGTAGCAAGAGTTATTATGGACCCTGATAATTTACATGCTGAATTTGCAACTGTAGTGCGCTCTGATTATCAAGGTTTAGGCCTTGGCACCATTCTTATGACAGCGGCAATTAATCATTGTAAGCGCCAAGGCGTTGAGACAGTAGAGGGGATCACATTGCCTGAAAACACAGGCATGATTGAGCTAGCGCGCAAGCTGGGCTTTAAAATAAGCCGCGACTTTGAAGAAGGCAGTATTAACATGGTGCTTAAACTTAACTAA
- a CDS encoding GNAT family N-acetyltransferase, translating to MYSVYVLDELKTPLVNKFYKKYNVRGRANKQDKLWVNYYNNEIVAACRLQNKADFLFLSTVYVAPKHRGKGVAKQLISALIKQQNKVIYTFAYKNVADLYCAIGFNQVLTYTLALQVLFDTYKHRNIIALEYP from the coding sequence ATGTATAGCGTTTATGTGCTCGATGAGTTAAAAACCCCACTCGTTAATAAGTTTTATAAAAAATATAACGTAAGAGGGCGAGCAAACAAACAAGATAAGCTCTGGGTTAATTACTATAATAATGAAATAGTCGCGGCATGTAGGTTACAAAACAAGGCTGATTTTTTGTTTTTATCTACCGTTTATGTCGCTCCAAAGCACCGCGGTAAAGGTGTGGCTAAGCAATTAATATCTGCTCTTATAAAACAGCAGAATAAAGTAATTTATACCTTCGCATATAAAAACGTAGCCGATTTATATTGTGCTATTGGATTTAACCAGGTGTTAACATATACTCTTGCTTTACAAGTACTTTTTGATACTTACAAGCACCGAAATATTATCGCCCTAGAGTACCCATAG
- a CDS encoding ion transporter, with amino-acid sequence MNSPQTLRQKMACLFEGTGQYHRAGHLLDITLISLIMINVIAIVIESIPNVALKYYDEFLILEIVSVAIFAIEYIARLWACVDKTKYAAINGTNTKRRLSYFLSPLALIDLIAILPSLLMFLFPLDLRFLRVLRLLRVFKLTRYSRAMQLLLQAFIDEGSSLLAAFFIMAVVLILASCGIYLIEHDIQPDKFGSIPAAMWWAMATLTTVGYGDVVPITSLGKFFGGVITLLSMGMVAIPTGLLASSFSEQIRKRRQFFEDAVHEQIHDGTLNKAQHAHLEELRYKLGLSKLEANKAIKTQLNERNSHIYCRHCGKRP; translated from the coding sequence ATGAATAGTCCGCAAACCTTAAGACAAAAAATGGCCTGCCTATTTGAGGGGACGGGGCAATATCACCGTGCAGGGCACCTATTAGACATTACCCTCATTAGCTTAATAATGATTAATGTTATAGCCATCGTTATTGAATCAATTCCGAACGTAGCGCTTAAATATTATGATGAATTTTTAATTTTAGAAATTGTCTCAGTGGCTATTTTTGCTATTGAATATATAGCAAGGCTATGGGCATGTGTAGATAAAACAAAGTATGCTGCCATTAATGGCACTAATACAAAACGCAGGCTAAGTTATTTTTTATCTCCCCTGGCGCTAATTGATCTGATTGCTATTTTGCCTAGCTTACTGATGTTTTTATTTCCGCTCGATTTACGTTTTTTACGCGTACTTAGGCTACTAAGAGTGTTTAAGCTTACTCGCTACTCTCGTGCTATGCAGCTGCTGTTACAAGCGTTTATAGATGAAGGCAGTTCATTACTTGCAGCATTTTTTATTATGGCGGTTGTGCTTATCTTAGCCTCTTGCGGTATTTATTTAATTGAGCATGATATTCAACCCGATAAATTTGGATCTATTCCCGCGGCTATGTGGTGGGCAATGGCTACACTTACCACTGTAGGCTATGGCGATGTAGTCCCTATAACCTCATTGGGTAAATTTTTTGGCGGGGTGATCACATTACTTAGCATGGGAATGGTAGCTATCCCAACAGGTTTACTCGCATCTAGTTTTTCAGAGCAAATACGTAAACGACGCCAGTTTTTTGAAGACGCAGTCCATGAACAAATTCATGATGGCACGCTCAACAAAGCGCAACACGCTCACTTAGAAGAGCTACGCTATAAGTTGGGATTAAGTAAGCTTGAGGCAAATAAGGCCATAAAAACACAACTAAATGAGCGCAATAGCCATATTTATTGTCGTCACTGCGGCAAGCGCCCTTAA
- a CDS encoding 1-acyl-sn-glycerol-3-phosphate acyltransferase, with protein sequence MSELEDKYADIRPYNDSEVAASLTRLINDNAFIDVIAKYNLPRFLSSMPFITRPLVKSQLRKKWGKVSTVEDVQNEVAQYLDKLVKRTTSKVTFSGLDQLDPNQAYLFISNHRDIVLDPALVNWGLYQHKMKTVRIAIGDNLLQIPYITELMRLNKSFIVKRSAKAPKEMLKALTQLSSYIYDSLVGGNSIWIAQKEGRAKDGFDQTDPALLKMLQLNGRKQKKEFGEYIKELKIVPVSISYQYEPCAIAKAKELYHKQHHGEYIKSAGEDIASIVEGFSTAKGHVHLAFGQPIKEQCDSAEELAKTIDQQIVDSFYLHPGNYIAGGCKKAVIDSPDTAKFEQRLALVPEELKPLVLAMYAKPFHRKTEINTNSCEH encoded by the coding sequence ATGAGTGAATTAGAAGATAAATACGCAGATATACGCCCATACAATGACAGCGAAGTTGCGGCTTCACTAACACGTTTAATTAACGATAATGCGTTTATTGATGTAATAGCAAAGTATAATTTACCGCGATTTTTATCATCAATGCCTTTTATTACCCGCCCGCTGGTAAAAAGTCAGTTACGTAAAAAGTGGGGCAAAGTAAGCACGGTTGAAGACGTACAAAACGAAGTGGCGCAATACTTAGATAAATTAGTAAAACGTACGACTTCTAAAGTCACTTTTTCTGGGTTAGATCAATTAGATCCAAACCAAGCTTATTTATTTATTTCAAATCATCGCGACATAGTGCTCGACCCTGCTTTAGTCAACTGGGGTTTATATCAGCATAAAATGAAAACAGTGCGTATTGCTATTGGCGATAATTTATTGCAAATACCTTACATCACTGAGCTAATGCGCCTAAACAAAAGCTTTATTGTTAAACGCTCAGCAAAAGCGCCAAAAGAAATGCTTAAAGCGCTCACCCAGCTTTCATCTTATATTTACGACTCTTTAGTTGGCGGTAATTCTATTTGGATTGCGCAAAAAGAAGGGCGTGCAAAAGATGGCTTTGATCAAACTGATCCGGCACTTTTAAAAATGCTGCAACTAAATGGTCGTAAGCAAAAGAAAGAGTTTGGCGAATATATTAAAGAGCTTAAAATTGTTCCTGTGTCTATTTCGTATCAGTATGAACCATGTGCTATTGCTAAAGCCAAAGAGCTTTATCATAAGCAGCACCATGGTGAGTATATAAAATCGGCCGGTGAAGACATTGCAAGTATTGTTGAAGGTTTTAGCACCGCGAAAGGGCATGTACATTTAGCCTTTGGGCAACCAATCAAAGAGCAGTGCGATAGCGCAGAAGAGCTTGCTAAAACAATTGATCAGCAAATAGTGGATTCATTTTACCTGCACCCAGGTAACTATATTGCTGGTGGCTGTAAAAAGGCAGTTATTGACTCCCCAGATACGGCTAAGTTTGAGCAGCGTTTAGCACTGGTACCTGAGGAGTTAAAGCCGTTAGTACTGGCTATGTACGCTAAGCCATTTCACCGTAAAACAGAAATAAATACGAATAGCTGCGAGCATTAA
- a CDS encoding DUF3283 family protein, whose product MSFNLCLLPREEKYQIQLDYEASFWAYQIKRNKKTREQVYNTIHSRPMAEQMVLKQKFEQYLALMLS is encoded by the coding sequence GTGAGTTTTAATCTATGCCTATTACCACGTGAAGAAAAATACCAAATTCAGCTCGATTACGAAGCGTCTTTTTGGGCTTATCAAATTAAGCGAAATAAAAAAACACGTGAGCAAGTATACAATACTATTCATAGCCGCCCGATGGCAGAGCAAATGGTACTAAAGCAAAAGTTTGAGCAGTACTTAGCATTAATGCTTAGCTAG